From a region of the Candidatus Azobacteroides pseudotrichonymphae genomovar. CFP2 genome:
- the rpoB gene encoding DNA-directed RNA polymerase subunit beta, with product MKKNDQRISFGSIKRPVEYPDFLEVQLKSFQDFLQLDTPLEKRKNEGLYKICKENFPITDIRNSFVLDFLDYYIDSPRYSFKECIEKGLTYSVPLKARLKLYCTDSDHEDFDTVIQDVYLGTIPYMTEKGTFVINGAERVVVSQLHRSAGVFFGQSLHSNGTKLYSARIIPTKGSWIEFATDINNVMYAYIDRRKKLPITTLLRAIGFGRDKDILDIFDIAEEIDVSEDNLKKVIGRKLAARVLKVWVEDFVDEDTGEVVSIERNEVVIDREMILQEIYIDKIIECGAKIILLHREDKNLSDYAIIYNTLLKDPSNSEQDAVIYIYRQLRNMDPTDDISARETVQNLFFSNKRYDLGEVGRYRINKKLNLSLPIDVRVLTKEDVTEIIKYLIELANSKADVDDIDHLSNRRVRTVGEQLSNQFGVALARMARIVRERMNVRDNEVFTPIDLINAKTVSSVINTFFGTNALSQFMDQTNPLAEITHKRRMSALGPGGLSRERAGFEVRDVHYTHYGRLCPIETPEGPNIGLISSLCVYAKISNMGFVETPYRKVSNSKVDNSSGGIVYLVAEEEEGKIIAQGDALVNDDGTFVDDRIKARKDADYPVVTPSEVELMDVSPTQIASIAAALIPFLEHNDANRALMGSNMMRQAVPLLNSEVPIVGTGLEGRIISDSRTQIMSEGAGEVVFVDSTRIDIKYDRTEEEEFVSFESAVKTYAIPKYKKTNQNTSIDLHPIVKKGDRVERGQILTEGYASENGELALGKNLKVAFMPWKGYNFEDAIIISERVVREDIFTSIHIDEYILDVRETKRGAEELTSDIPNVSEEATRNLDENGIVRLGARIEPGDILIGKVTPKGESDPSPEEKLLRAIFGEKAGDVKDVSLKASPSLNGIVIERNLFSRAIKRDKSRQDSKSNLIQLNKEYEIKVNELESILVKKLLSLVKDEISQGVKDFMGIELISKGAKFSEGDLRKIDYTSVQISKWTADSRKNTMISNLIANYIKKYKQLSAELKRKEFNCAIGDELPSGVLQMAKVYVAKKRKLQVGDKMAGRHGNKGIVSRIVRDEDMPFLEDGTIIDIVLNPLGVPSRMNLGQIFETVLGWSGEKLGVRFATPIFDGASLKDLDKWTDKAGLPRYGKTYLYDGGTGERFDQPATVGVIYMLKLGHMVDDKMHARSVGPYSLITQQPLGGKAQVGGQRFGEMEVWALEAFGASFILQEILTIKSDDVIGRAMTYEAIVKGNPIPDPGIPESLNVLLYEMRGLALNIILE from the coding sequence TTATAGTGTCCCCTTAAAAGCTAGATTAAAGCTGTATTGTACTGATAGTGATCATGAGGATTTTGATACTGTTATTCAAGATGTGTATTTGGGTACAATTCCTTATATGACGGAGAAAGGGACTTTTGTTATCAATGGAGCGGAGCGTGTTGTAGTTTCTCAATTACATCGTTCTGCGGGTGTGTTTTTTGGGCAAAGTTTACATTCAAATGGCACAAAATTATATTCAGCACGTATTATTCCCACTAAAGGTTCGTGGATTGAATTTGCGACAGATATAAATAATGTAATGTATGCTTATATTGACCGTAGAAAGAAATTGCCTATTACGACACTTTTGAGAGCTATTGGCTTTGGGCGCGATAAGGATATTTTAGATATATTCGATATAGCAGAAGAAATCGATGTAAGTGAAGATAATTTGAAAAAGGTGATTGGACGAAAACTAGCCGCTCGCGTATTAAAAGTTTGGGTAGAAGATTTTGTAGATGAAGATACTGGTGAGGTGGTTTCTATTGAGCGAAATGAAGTTGTTATAGATCGCGAAATGATATTACAAGAGATTTACATAGATAAAATTATAGAATGTGGAGCTAAAATAATTTTGTTACATCGTGAAGATAAGAATCTTTCTGATTATGCGATTATATACAATACTTTGTTGAAGGATCCGAGTAATTCAGAACAAGATGCTGTAATATATATATATCGTCAACTTCGTAACATGGATCCTACTGATGACATTAGTGCAAGAGAAACTGTTCAAAATTTGTTTTTTTCAAATAAAAGGTATGATTTGGGCGAAGTAGGGCGTTATCGGATCAATAAAAAGTTGAATTTATCATTGCCTATAGATGTAAGGGTTCTTACGAAAGAAGATGTTACCGAAATCATTAAATATTTGATTGAGTTAGCTAATTCAAAGGCTGACGTGGATGATATTGACCATTTGAGCAATCGGCGTGTTCGTACTGTCGGGGAACAATTGTCTAATCAATTTGGCGTTGCTTTAGCACGTATGGCACGTATTGTCCGTGAACGTATGAATGTGCGAGATAATGAGGTGTTTACTCCAATTGATTTGATTAATGCAAAGACTGTTTCTTCTGTTATAAACACATTTTTTGGAACGAATGCTTTGTCTCAATTTATGGATCAAACTAATCCATTAGCAGAAATTACACATAAACGTCGTATGTCAGCTTTGGGACCTGGTGGCTTGTCGCGTGAACGTGCTGGATTTGAAGTGCGAGATGTGCATTATACGCATTATGGGCGTTTGTGTCCGATTGAGACTCCGGAAGGTCCAAATATTGGTTTGATTTCTTCTCTTTGTGTGTATGCAAAAATTAGTAATATGGGTTTTGTTGAAACTCCTTATCGCAAAGTAAGTAATTCGAAGGTTGATAATTCTTCTGGAGGAATTGTTTATTTAGTAGCAGAAGAAGAGGAAGGGAAAATCATTGCACAGGGGGACGCTCTAGTAAATGATGATGGAACATTTGTCGATGATCGTATTAAAGCCCGTAAGGATGCAGATTATCCAGTGGTAACTCCGAGTGAAGTCGAATTAATGGATGTATCTCCCACGCAGATCGCTTCTATTGCGGCTGCATTGATTCCTTTTTTAGAGCATAATGATGCCAATCGTGCATTAATGGGTTCTAATATGATGAGACAAGCAGTTCCATTGCTAAATTCTGAGGTTCCGATTGTAGGAACTGGATTAGAAGGCCGGATTATAAGTGATTCTCGTACACAGATTATGTCAGAAGGTGCAGGAGAGGTGGTGTTTGTTGATTCAACAAGGATTGATATTAAATATGATCGAACCGAGGAGGAGGAGTTTGTCAGTTTTGAATCGGCAGTGAAAACTTATGCTATTCCTAAGTATAAAAAAACAAATCAAAATACTTCGATAGATTTACATCCTATTGTTAAAAAAGGAGATAGAGTGGAAAGAGGTCAAATTTTGACTGAGGGTTATGCCAGTGAAAATGGAGAATTAGCGTTAGGGAAGAATTTAAAAGTAGCGTTTATGCCTTGGAAGGGATATAATTTCGAAGATGCTATAATAATTAGTGAAAGAGTAGTACGCGAAGATATTTTTACTTCTATTCATATAGACGAATATATATTGGATGTACGTGAAACCAAACGTGGGGCAGAAGAATTAACTAGTGATATCCCTAATGTAAGCGAAGAGGCAACGAGAAATTTGGATGAAAATGGTATTGTTCGTTTGGGAGCAAGAATAGAACCGGGAGATATATTGATTGGTAAGGTTACTCCTAAAGGCGAATCTGATCCTTCGCCGGAAGAGAAGCTTCTTCGAGCTATTTTTGGGGAAAAAGCGGGAGATGTAAAAGATGTTTCGTTGAAGGCCTCTCCGTCGTTGAATGGAATAGTTATTGAAAGGAATCTCTTTTCTAGAGCTATTAAAAGAGATAAATCGAGACAGGATAGCAAATCAAATCTTATTCAATTAAACAAGGAATATGAGATAAAAGTAAATGAACTTGAATCTATTTTAGTTAAAAAGCTTTTATCCCTAGTTAAAGATGAGATTTCTCAGGGAGTAAAAGATTTTATGGGCATAGAATTGATTTCTAAAGGTGCTAAGTTTTCTGAAGGGGATTTAAGAAAAATAGATTATACTTCCGTTCAGATTTCTAAATGGACAGCTGATTCTCGAAAGAATACTATGATTAGCAATTTAATTGCTAATTATATAAAAAAATATAAGCAACTGAGTGCCGAATTAAAAAGAAAAGAATTTAACTGTGCAATTGGTGATGAATTGCCTTCTGGAGTTCTTCAGATGGCGAAAGTATATGTTGCTAAGAAGCGCAAATTACAGGTGGGTGATAAAATGGCTGGTCGTCACGGGAATAAGGGTATCGTTTCTCGCATTGTACGGGATGAGGATATGCCATTTTTAGAGGATGGAACAATTATAGATATTGTGTTGAATCCATTGGGTGTGCCTTCCCGTATGAATTTGGGTCAAATTTTTGAAACTGTATTGGGTTGGTCCGGCGAAAAATTGGGGGTAAGATTTGCAACACCTATTTTTGATGGCGCTTCGTTAAAGGATTTAGATAAATGGACAGATAAAGCTGGACTTCCTCGTTATGGTAAAACTTATCTTTACGATGGGGGAACAGGAGAACGTTTTGATCAACCGGCGACTGTTGGTGTTATTTATATGTTAAAATTAGGACACATGGTAGATGATAAAATGCATGCTCGTTCTGTAGGTCCTTATTCTTTAATCACACAGCAGCCATTGGGAGGTAAAGCACAAGTTGGTGGACAGCGTTTTGGAGAGATGGAAGTATGGGCACTTGAAGCATTTGGTGCTTCTTTTATTTTGCAAGAAATACTTACTATTAAATCTGATGATGTAATAGGTCGTGCAATGACTTATGAAGCAATCGTAAAGGGGAATCCTATACCGGATCCAGGTATCCCTGAATCATTGAATGTATTATTATATGAGATGAGAGGTTTGGCTTTGAATATTATTTTAGAGTAA